One genomic segment of Acidimicrobiales bacterium includes these proteins:
- a CDS encoding glycosyltransferase family 4 protein, with the protein MERRTRVAVTLEQCWHEVPGGTAQAALESVRALRAHGSIDQIGVSARHTRDPAPPWVPPIPVRPLPLPRLALYESWHRLRRPEVQRATGPVDVIHATGMAVPPPSAPLVVTVHDLAFLDDPSRSTRRGLSFFRRAIELARADATLVVVPSTATLEDCRRRGFDPDRLRLVPWGIDIRPADAATVSAARARHGLDGPYVLWVGTLEPRKNLPALLDAFSRVPGDTRLVLVGPEGWRTDLADRLDRLGDRVSSLGFLAPDELRALYAGAEVFCFPSHREGFGLPVLEAMAQGTPVVTSAGTATEEVVGDAGLTVDPCDVDALTAALTGLLDDPVGAAALGRAGAARAERSFSWASTAALLEAVYAEAAA; encoded by the coding sequence ATGGAGCGACGAACCCGCGTGGCGGTGACCCTCGAGCAGTGCTGGCACGAGGTGCCCGGCGGTACCGCCCAGGCGGCGCTCGAGTCCGTCCGGGCGCTCCGCGCCCACGGGTCGATCGACCAGATCGGCGTCAGCGCCCGCCACACCCGCGATCCCGCCCCTCCGTGGGTCCCGCCGATCCCGGTGCGGCCACTGCCGTTGCCCCGCCTCGCCCTCTACGAGAGCTGGCACCGGTTGCGCCGTCCGGAGGTGCAGCGGGCCACCGGGCCGGTCGACGTGATCCATGCGACGGGGATGGCGGTGCCGCCACCCTCGGCCCCGCTCGTGGTGACGGTCCACGACCTCGCCTTCCTCGACGACCCGTCGCGGTCCACCCGTCGGGGCCTGTCGTTCTTCCGGCGCGCCATCGAGCTGGCCCGCGCCGACGCCACGCTCGTGGTGGTGCCCTCGACGGCGACGCTGGAGGACTGCCGCCGCCGCGGGTTCGACCCCGACCGGCTCCGCCTCGTCCCGTGGGGCATCGACATCCGCCCCGCCGACGCGGCGACGGTGTCCGCCGCCCGGGCCCGCCACGGCCTCGACGGCCCCTACGTCCTCTGGGTGGGCACGCTCGAGCCGCGCAAGAACCTCCCGGCCCTGCTCGACGCGTTCTCCCGGGTACCGGGTGACACCCGCCTCGTCCTCGTCGGTCCGGAGGGCTGGCGCACCGACCTCGCCGACCGCCTGGACCGGCTCGGCGACCGAGTGAGCAGCCTCGGCTTCCTGGCCCCCGACGAGCTCCGGGCCCTCTACGCCGGGGCGGAGGTCTTCTGCTTCCCGAGCCACCGGGAGGGGTTCGGCCTGCCGGTGCTCGAGGCGATGGCGCAGGGCACACCGGTGGTCACGTCGGCGGGGACCGCCACCGAGGAGGTGGTCGGCGACGCGGGGCTCACCGTCGACCCCTGCGACGTCGACGCGCTCACCGCGGCGCTGACCGGCCTGCTGGACGACCCGGTGGGGGCGGCCGCGCTGGGCCGGGCGGGGGCTGCCCGCGCCGAGCGGTCCTTCTCGTGGGCGTCCACCGCCGCCCTCCTCGAGGCCGTCTACGCCGAGGCGGCGGCGTGA
- a CDS encoding glycosyltransferase family 4 protein: MSGPTRVGVNLLWLVPGEVGGSEEYTVRLLRALADARPADLDVRLFVNGSFPSAHPDLVEAFPTTVAPVSGRHRPSRVLAESTWLAAAARRHHVDVVHHAGGTVPPIGGVPAVVTLHDLQPLTHPERFSLVKRAYLRTVVPGSLRRARVVVTLTDFTAGDAVERCGVRPDRIRRVPCGVDPVVEPADPAPVLGRHGLLGRRIVLYPAITYAHKNHETLVRAVATLVADRPDLVLVLTGGVGPAEELVAAAVDAYGIRDHVARLGRIPGEELDVLYGAARVLAFPSSYEGFGLPVLEAMAHGCPVVASLAGGLPWVTGGAALLVPPLDAPAWASALASVLDDDARHAALAAAGRGRAGDFPWSSSVEALVGAYRAAALPGEDAP; encoded by the coding sequence GTGAGCGGGCCGACCCGGGTCGGGGTCAACCTCCTCTGGCTCGTCCCGGGGGAGGTCGGCGGGAGCGAGGAGTACACGGTGCGGTTGCTGCGCGCCCTCGCCGACGCCCGCCCCGCGGACCTCGACGTCAGGTTGTTCGTCAACGGGTCGTTCCCGTCCGCCCACCCGGACCTGGTCGAGGCGTTCCCGACGACGGTCGCGCCGGTCTCGGGTCGCCACCGGCCCTCGCGGGTCCTCGCCGAGTCCACCTGGCTGGCGGCCGCGGCCCGACGCCACCACGTCGACGTCGTCCACCACGCCGGGGGCACGGTGCCCCCCATCGGGGGCGTCCCCGCCGTCGTCACGCTGCACGACCTGCAGCCGCTCACCCACCCCGAGCGGTTCTCGCTGGTGAAGCGCGCCTACCTGCGCACCGTGGTCCCCGGATCGCTGCGCCGGGCGAGGGTGGTCGTGACGCTCACCGACTTCACGGCCGGCGACGCCGTCGAACGCTGCGGGGTGCGTCCCGACCGAATCCGTCGGGTGCCCTGCGGCGTCGACCCGGTCGTCGAGCCGGCGGACCCCGCCCCGGTCCTCGGGCGTCACGGCCTGCTCGGCCGACGCATCGTCCTCTACCCGGCGATCACGTACGCCCACAAGAACCACGAGACGCTCGTGCGGGCGGTGGCGACGCTCGTCGCCGACCGGCCCGACCTCGTGCTGGTCCTCACAGGCGGCGTCGGCCCGGCCGAGGAGCTGGTGGCGGCGGCCGTCGACGCCTACGGGATCCGCGACCACGTCGCCCGGCTGGGCCGGATCCCCGGCGAGGAGCTCGACGTCCTGTACGGGGCCGCCCGGGTGCTGGCCTTCCCGTCGTCCTACGAGGGCTTCGGCCTGCCGGTGCTCGAGGCGATGGCCCACGGCTGCCCGGTCGTGGCGTCCCTCGCCGGCGGCCTGCCGTGGGTCACCGGCGGGGCGGCCCTCCTCGTCCCCCCGCTGGACGCGCCGGCCTGGGCCTCGGCGCTCGCCTCGGTCCTCGACGACGACGCCCGCCACGCCGCGCTCGCCGCAGCCGGTCGCGGCCGGGCCGGCGACTTCCCGTGGTCCTCCTCCGTCGAGGCGCTGGTCGGCGCCTACCGCGCCGCCGCGCTCCCGGGGGAGGATGCGCCGTGA
- a CDS encoding glycosyltransferase family 4 protein, giving the protein MNIVVLCPHFEPDLAPTGEVMTRIADELVARGHRLEVVTSLPWYQHHAIEPGWEGRAVRVERRSWGRITRVHPFPTDRRNVAARALAFGGFTALASLVGLGARRPDAVLAMAPPLTLGPAGWLVARARRVPFVFNIQDVFPDVAIELGLLQGARAIRAAYWLERVTYRRSDAVTVLSDDLAENVRSKITRGPGGRRDPDQAAKVRVIPNFVDTDWIRPGPRDNAYRREHDLRDGPVVMYAGNVGFSQSLDLVVETARRFREERPDVRFVINGGGAQRAELMARAEGLDNLRFVDMQPKGRLPEVLAAGDVHLVPLKRGLARSSVPSKLYSILAAGRPVLASVDEGTEVQRTVERAGAGVAVGPEDQPAFERALGALLDDPDGRDRMGASGRSFVEGWASPAAVAASYEALFVELVEAAGRVGGRRRAR; this is encoded by the coding sequence GTGAACATCGTCGTGCTCTGCCCGCACTTCGAGCCCGACCTGGCCCCGACCGGCGAGGTGATGACCCGCATCGCCGACGAGCTCGTCGCCCGCGGCCATCGCCTCGAGGTCGTCACGTCGCTGCCGTGGTACCAGCACCACGCCATCGAGCCGGGGTGGGAGGGCCGGGCGGTGCGGGTCGAGCGGCGCAGCTGGGGTCGCATCACCCGGGTCCACCCGTTCCCCACCGATCGCCGCAACGTCGCGGCGCGGGCGCTGGCCTTCGGGGGCTTCACGGCGCTGGCGTCGCTCGTCGGGCTCGGCGCCCGCCGGCCCGACGCGGTGCTGGCCATGGCCCCGCCGCTGACCCTGGGCCCCGCCGGTTGGTTGGTGGCCCGGGCCCGCCGCGTGCCGTTCGTGTTCAACATCCAGGACGTCTTCCCCGACGTCGCCATCGAGCTCGGACTGCTGCAGGGGGCCCGGGCCATCCGCGCCGCCTACTGGCTCGAGCGGGTCACCTATCGGCGCTCCGACGCCGTCACCGTCCTCTCCGACGACCTCGCCGAGAACGTCCGGTCGAAGATCACCCGGGGCCCCGGCGGCCGGCGCGACCCGGACCAGGCCGCCAAGGTGCGGGTGATCCCCAACTTCGTCGACACCGACTGGATCCGACCCGGCCCGAGGGACAACGCCTACCGGCGCGAGCACGACCTCCGCGACGGCCCGGTCGTCATGTATGCCGGCAACGTGGGGTTCTCCCAGTCGCTCGACCTGGTCGTCGAGACCGCCCGCCGCTTCCGCGAGGAGCGCCCCGACGTCCGCTTCGTGATCAACGGCGGCGGCGCCCAGCGAGCGGAGCTCATGGCCCGCGCCGAGGGGCTCGACAACCTGCGCTTCGTCGACATGCAGCCCAAGGGGCGCCTGCCCGAGGTCCTCGCCGCAGGCGATGTCCATCTGGTGCCGTTGAAGCGGGGCCTGGCCCGTTCCAGCGTCCCCTCGAAGCTCTACTCGATCCTGGCCGCCGGGCGGCCGGTCCTGGCCAGCGTCGACGAGGGCACCGAGGTGCAGCGCACCGTCGAGCGGGCCGGAGCCGGCGTGGCCGTGGGGCCCGAGGACCAGCCCGCGTTCGAGCGGGCGCTCGGCGCGCTGCTCGACGACCCCGACGGCCGGGACCGGATGGGGGCCTCGGGTCGCTCGTTCGTCGAGGGGTGGGCATCCCCGGCGGCCGTGGCGGCGTCCTACGAGGCGCTCTTCGTCGAGCTCGTCGAGGCGGCGGGGCGCGTCGGCGGCCGCCGCCGCGCCCGGTAG
- a CDS encoding NDP-sugar synthase — translation MRAVVLVGGFGTRLRPLTLHRPKQMLPVVDRPMIERVVASLAAHGVTEAVLSLGYRPDAFVEAYPNGTCAEVTLHYAVEPEPLDTAGAVRFAARSAGVDETFLVVNGDVLTDLDVSALWKFHQDHEGEGTIALTPVDDPSRYGVVPTDEAGRVEAFVEKPAPGTAPTNWINAGTYVLEPSVLDRIDEGRRVSIERETFPSVVADRALFAMASDAYWVDAGTPATYLQSQLDLVDGRRGHEPAVSADAVLDPAARVEHAVVMAGAVVAAGAHVEDAVILPGARLGSDAHVTGSIVGAGAVVGAGSSLSALTVVGDEVEIPPGTVLSAARVPDGD, via the coding sequence GTGAGGGCTGTCGTCCTCGTCGGGGGCTTCGGGACCAGGCTCCGCCCGCTGACCCTGCACCGGCCCAAGCAGATGCTGCCGGTCGTGGATCGACCGATGATCGAGCGGGTCGTGGCCTCGCTGGCCGCCCACGGCGTCACCGAAGCCGTCCTCAGCCTCGGCTACCGGCCCGACGCCTTCGTCGAGGCGTACCCGAACGGCACCTGCGCCGAGGTCACGCTGCACTACGCAGTCGAGCCCGAGCCGCTCGACACCGCCGGGGCGGTGCGCTTCGCCGCCCGCTCGGCGGGGGTCGACGAGACGTTCCTGGTCGTCAACGGCGACGTGCTCACCGACCTCGACGTGAGCGCGCTGTGGAAGTTCCACCAGGACCACGAAGGCGAGGGAACGATCGCCCTCACCCCCGTCGACGACCCCTCCCGGTACGGGGTCGTGCCGACCGACGAGGCCGGACGGGTCGAGGCGTTCGTGGAGAAGCCCGCTCCGGGCACCGCTCCGACGAACTGGATCAACGCCGGGACCTACGTCCTCGAGCCGTCGGTCCTCGACCGGATCGACGAGGGCCGCCGGGTGTCGATCGAACGGGAGACGTTCCCCTCCGTGGTCGCCGACCGGGCCCTCTTCGCGATGGCCAGTGACGCCTACTGGGTGGACGCCGGGACCCCGGCGACCTACCTGCAGTCCCAGCTCGACCTCGTCGACGGCCGGCGGGGCCACGAGCCGGCCGTCAGCGCCGACGCGGTGCTCGACCCGGCCGCCCGTGTCGAGCACGCCGTGGTCATGGCCGGTGCGGTGGTCGCGGCGGGGGCCCACGTCGAGGACGCTGTGATCCTGCCCGGGGCCCGTCTGGGATCCGATGCGCACGTGACCGGCTCGATCGTCGGGGCGGGCGCGGTCGTCGGGGCGGGGTCGTCGCTCAGCGCCCTCACCGTCGTCGGCGACGAGGTGGAGATCCCGCCCGGTACCGTCCTCTCGGCGGCCCGCGTGCCCGACGGCGACTGA
- the cofE gene encoding coenzyme F420-0:L-glutamate ligase produces MSRLTVFGLPGMPEVAPGDDLATMIAEAAGRDPDTALAAGDVLVVTQKIVSKAEDRLVAVDPDDPRSHKPLVEQESVRVLRRRGDLVISETSHGFVCANAGIDLSNVERGQAALLPVDSDRSARRIRDGLRHRVGVDVAVIVSDTFGRPWRRGVTDVAIGCAGVAGIVDLRGTTDAMGREMQVTEVAVVDEIAAAAELVMGKASGIPVAVVRGVDGSWLRDGSVRDEIVRAPADDLFR; encoded by the coding sequence ATGAGCCGGCTCACCGTCTTCGGCCTTCCCGGCATGCCCGAGGTCGCCCCGGGCGACGACCTGGCGACGATGATCGCCGAAGCCGCCGGACGGGATCCCGACACCGCGCTGGCCGCCGGCGACGTCCTGGTCGTCACCCAGAAGATCGTCTCCAAGGCCGAGGACCGCCTGGTCGCGGTCGACCCCGACGACCCCCGGAGCCACAAGCCGCTGGTCGAACAGGAGTCGGTGCGCGTCCTGCGGCGCCGCGGCGACCTGGTGATCTCCGAGACGAGCCACGGCTTCGTGTGCGCCAACGCCGGCATCGACCTCTCCAACGTGGAACGGGGCCAGGCCGCGCTCCTGCCGGTCGACTCCGACCGCTCGGCGCGCCGGATCCGCGACGGGCTGCGCCACCGCGTCGGTGTCGACGTCGCGGTGATCGTCTCGGACACCTTCGGCCGACCGTGGCGCCGCGGCGTCACCGACGTGGCCATCGGCTGCGCCGGCGTCGCCGGCATCGTCGACCTCCGGGGCACCACCGACGCCATGGGCCGGGAGATGCAGGTCACCGAGGTCGCGGTCGTCGACGAGATCGCCGCGGCAGCGGAGTTGGTGATGGGCAAGGCCTCGGGGATCCCGGTCGCCGTGGTGCGGGGCGTCGACGGATCGTGGCTGCGCGACGGGAGCGTGCGCGACGAGATCGTGCGGGCCCCGGCCGACGACCTGTTCCGCTGA
- the cofD gene encoding 2-phospho-L-lactate transferase, whose amino-acid sequence MLAALATVVDASDLCGVVNVGDDLDLHGLRICPDLDTITYTLAGEVDPATGWGLRDESWQAMEMVRRYGGADWFGLGDRDLGTHLYRTQRLHEGADLATVTAEIAATWGLSVRLVPATLDRLRTMVTLAEDDPPSPTGPALRAGAEVGFQEYFVQRRHDVAVADVRVDGAGTAAPAPGVLEAVAAADVVVIAPSNPIVSIGPVLAVAGMRAAVAGRRPDVVAVSPLVAGAALKGPAARLLAELGHEPSAVGVARLYADVAGTLVIDEADADLAPAVEAEGLRCVVSPTIMSEPGVATRLARTVLAAAGAPR is encoded by the coding sequence ATGCTCGCCGCGCTCGCCACCGTCGTCGACGCGAGCGACCTGTGCGGCGTCGTCAACGTCGGCGACGACCTCGACCTCCACGGCCTGCGCATCTGCCCCGACCTCGACACCATCACCTACACCCTCGCCGGCGAGGTCGACCCCGCCACCGGGTGGGGGCTCCGCGACGAGTCGTGGCAGGCCATGGAGATGGTCCGTCGCTACGGCGGCGCGGACTGGTTCGGTCTCGGGGACCGGGACCTCGGCACACACCTCTACCGGACCCAACGCCTCCACGAGGGGGCCGACCTGGCCACCGTCACCGCCGAGATCGCCGCCACCTGGGGACTCTCCGTGCGGCTCGTCCCCGCCACCCTCGACCGGCTGCGGACGATGGTGACGCTCGCCGAGGACGACCCCCCGAGCCCGACCGGACCGGCGCTCAGGGCAGGAGCCGAGGTGGGCTTCCAGGAGTACTTCGTACAGCGCCGCCACGACGTGGCGGTGGCGGACGTGCGCGTCGACGGGGCGGGGACGGCCGCCCCCGCCCCGGGAGTGCTCGAGGCCGTCGCCGCGGCCGATGTCGTGGTCATCGCCCCGTCCAACCCGATCGTGTCGATCGGGCCGGTCCTGGCGGTGGCGGGGATGCGTGCAGCCGTCGCCGGACGTCGCCCGGACGTCGTGGCCGTCTCGCCGCTGGTGGCCGGCGCGGCGCTCAAGGGCCCCGCCGCCCGCCTGCTCGCCGAGCTGGGTCACGAGCCGTCCGCGGTCGGGGTGGCCCGCCTCTACGCCGACGTGGCGGGCACCCTCGTCATCGACGAGGCCGACGCCGACCTGGCCCCCGCCGTGGAGGCCGAGGGCCTGCGCTGCGTCGTGAGCCCGACGATCATGAGCGAGCCGGGGGTGGCGACCCGCCTCGCCCGCACCGTCCTGGCCGCCGCAGGAGCACCACGATGA
- the gmd gene encoding GDP-mannose 4,6-dehydratase, whose product MTRRAFITGITGQDGSYLAELLLAKGYHVVGMLRRSSTLNFERIGHLQDDLELVSGDLLDEASMIQVLREHRPDEVYNLAAQSFVQTSFSQPVLTGETTALGVTRLLDAVRMVDPAIRFYQASSSEMFGKVVEVPQRESTPFHPRSPYGVAKVYGHWITVNYRESYDMHTNSGVLFNHESPRRGLEFVTRKIANGVARIKLGLDTTLALGNLDAQRDWGFAGDYVDAMWRMLQQPLPGDYVVATGETHSVREFCELAFGHVDLDWQEHVVIDERFFRPAEVDLLVGDPSRAREILGWTPTTTFPELVQSMVEADLDAVARHQRHLA is encoded by the coding sequence ATGACCAGACGAGCCTTCATCACCGGGATCACCGGCCAGGACGGGTCGTACCTCGCCGAGCTCCTCCTCGCGAAGGGGTACCACGTGGTCGGCATGCTGCGTCGCAGCTCGACGCTCAACTTCGAGCGGATCGGCCACCTCCAGGACGACCTCGAGCTGGTCTCGGGCGATCTGCTCGACGAGGCGTCGATGATCCAGGTCCTGCGCGAGCACCGGCCCGACGAGGTGTACAACCTCGCCGCCCAATCGTTCGTGCAGACGTCGTTCAGCCAGCCCGTGCTCACCGGGGAGACCACCGCCCTGGGTGTCACCCGCCTGCTCGACGCCGTCCGGATGGTCGATCCCGCCATCCGCTTCTACCAGGCCTCGTCGAGCGAGATGTTCGGGAAGGTCGTCGAGGTCCCCCAACGCGAGAGCACCCCGTTCCACCCCCGCAGCCCGTACGGCGTGGCCAAGGTCTACGGGCACTGGATCACGGTCAACTACCGCGAGAGCTACGACATGCACACCAACTCGGGCGTGCTGTTCAACCACGAGTCACCCCGCCGGGGGCTCGAGTTCGTGACCAGGAAGATCGCCAACGGCGTCGCCCGGATCAAGCTCGGCCTCGACACCACGCTGGCGCTCGGCAACCTCGACGCCCAGCGCGACTGGGGCTTCGCCGGCGACTACGTCGACGCCATGTGGCGCATGCTGCAGCAACCCCTCCCCGGCGACTACGTGGTCGCCACGGGCGAGACGCACTCGGTACGTGAGTTCTGCGAGCTGGCCTTCGGCCACGTCGACCTCGACTGGCAGGAGCACGTCGTCATCGACGAGCGCTTCTTCCGGCCCGCCGAGGTCGACCTCCTGGTCGGCGACCCGTCGAGGGCACGCGAGATCCTCGGGTGGACGCCGACCACCACCTTCCCCGAGCTCGTGCAGTCGATGGTCGAGGCCGACCTCGACGCCGTGGCCCGCCACCAGCGCCACCTCGCCTGA
- a CDS encoding GDP-mannose 4,6-dehydratase, with protein MKVLVTGAAGFVGRHLTAHLLAEGDDVVGIDRSEGPDLLDGPALTSVLRQVAPDAVYHLGGWSDVGASWDQPLDTFRTNAEGTLNLLQACVAAGSPRVLVISSADVYGPVTPEQLPIAETTPLTPITPYAASKVAADYLAVQAFRGYGLPTLRARAFNHLGPGQTTRFVAPAIADRIAVNEATGGDEIVVGNLSPRRDFTDVRDVVVAYRLLVAHGEPGEAYNVCRGVDLAIADLAERLTDMARLPMRLTPDPDLQRPVETPVLRGDATKLRAATGWEPRIGLDQTLSDILDERRAAHAGAAATT; from the coding sequence ATGAAGGTGCTGGTCACCGGCGCGGCCGGCTTCGTGGGTCGACACCTCACGGCGCACCTCCTCGCCGAGGGCGACGACGTCGTGGGCATCGACCGCTCCGAGGGCCCCGACCTGCTCGACGGGCCGGCACTCACCTCCGTGCTGCGTCAGGTGGCTCCCGATGCCGTCTACCACCTGGGGGGCTGGAGCGACGTGGGCGCGTCGTGGGATCAGCCCCTCGACACGTTCCGGACCAACGCCGAGGGCACCCTGAACCTCCTCCAGGCCTGCGTCGCCGCCGGATCCCCCCGGGTCCTCGTCATCTCGAGCGCCGACGTGTACGGCCCCGTCACACCCGAGCAGCTCCCCATCGCGGAGACCACACCGCTCACGCCGATCACCCCCTACGCGGCCAGCAAGGTGGCGGCCGACTACCTCGCCGTGCAGGCCTTCAGGGGCTACGGGTTGCCCACCCTGCGGGCCCGGGCGTTCAACCACCTGGGCCCCGGCCAGACGACCCGGTTCGTGGCGCCCGCCATCGCCGACCGGATCGCCGTCAACGAGGCCACCGGCGGCGACGAGATCGTCGTCGGCAACCTCTCGCCACGCCGGGACTTCACCGACGTCCGCGACGTCGTGGTGGCCTACCGCCTCCTCGTCGCCCACGGCGAGCCCGGCGAGGCCTACAACGTGTGCCGGGGCGTCGACCTCGCCATCGCCGACCTCGCCGAGCGCCTCACCGACATGGCCCGGCTCCCCATGCGCCTGACGCCGGACCCCGACCTCCAACGGCCGGTGGAGACGCCCGTCCTGCGCGGCGACGCCACGAAGCTGCGCGCCGCCACCGGATGGGAGCCCCGGATCGGTCTCGACCAGACGCTGTCCGACATCCTCGACGAGCGCCGGGCGGCGCACGCCGGGGCGGCGGCGACGACGTGA
- a CDS encoding glycosyltransferase family 4 protein, whose product MRLAVDATPLLGPRTGVGTFTAEVLGHLAQKGPDLRVVAFGLTWRGRHDLTALTPPGVATVRRPMAARPLREAWRRFDVPPIEWWTGAIDVVHGPNFVVPPTRRAARVVTVHDLTCVRFPEMCTRDVLAYPALLRRAVARGAWVHAVSEAVGVEVVEHFAVPPDRVRVVPNGAPDALDVDRLAHLAPLGRATAGAERYVLALGTLEPRKDLPSLVAAFDVLAEHDDALRLVVAGPDGWGAQEVGRSIAAAAHRDRIVRLGWVDDHERSALLAGAAVFAYPSRYEGFGLPPLEAAAHRCPVVATTTGALPEVLGDAAEWSPPGDVDGLVEALRTVLERPGRADELVTRGLARLRRYSWDTTVEGLLTLYRDATRL is encoded by the coding sequence GTGCGCCTCGCCGTCGACGCGACGCCACTGCTCGGGCCCCGGACCGGCGTCGGGACCTTCACCGCCGAGGTCCTCGGCCACCTGGCCCAGAAGGGCCCGGACCTGCGGGTGGTGGCCTTCGGCCTGACGTGGCGGGGACGCCACGACCTGACCGCCCTGACGCCGCCCGGGGTGGCGACGGTGCGCCGGCCGATGGCCGCCCGCCCACTCCGCGAGGCCTGGCGAAGGTTCGACGTCCCACCGATCGAGTGGTGGACCGGGGCGATCGACGTCGTCCACGGCCCGAACTTCGTGGTCCCGCCCACCCGACGGGCGGCGCGAGTGGTCACCGTCCACGACCTCACCTGCGTCCGCTTCCCCGAGATGTGCACCCGCGACGTCCTGGCGTACCCCGCCCTCCTGCGCCGCGCCGTCGCCCGGGGGGCCTGGGTCCACGCCGTCTCCGAGGCCGTGGGCGTCGAGGTCGTCGAGCACTTCGCAGTCCCCCCGGACCGCGTGCGGGTGGTGCCCAACGGCGCCCCCGACGCCCTCGACGTGGATCGCCTCGCCCACCTCGCACCGCTCGGCCGGGCCACCGCCGGAGCGGAGCGCTACGTCCTGGCGCTCGGGACGCTGGAACCCCGCAAGGACCTCCCGTCGCTCGTCGCGGCGTTCGACGTGCTCGCCGAGCACGACGACGCACTGCGCCTCGTCGTGGCCGGCCCGGACGGCTGGGGGGCGCAGGAGGTCGGCCGGTCGATCGCCGCCGCCGCCCACCGCGACCGGATCGTCCGACTCGGGTGGGTCGACGACCACGAGCGGTCCGCCCTGCTCGCCGGCGCAGCCGTGTTCGCCTATCCGTCACGCTACGAGGGCTTCGGGCTCCCCCCGCTCGAGGCGGCCGCCCACCGCTGCCCGGTGGTCGCCACCACCACCGGCGCCCTCCCGGAGGTCCTCGGCGACGCCGCCGAGTGGTCCCCGCCCGGGGACGTCGACGGGCTCGTCGAGGCGCTGCGCACCGTCCTCGAGCGTCCGGGACGGGCCGACGAGCTCGTCACCCGGGGCCTGGCCCGGCTCCGCCGTTACTCGTGGGACACGACGGTGGAGGGCCTCCTCACGCTCTACCGGGACGCCACCCGCCTGTAG